agccaaattgttgaaaaatacatttgcaagagccttaatccaaggggtgaaaaggggcaaaaaaaagtgtaaaagtggcaataaaaataagttaaaagtggcaaaaatggtcaataagtgacaaaaaaagttgtaaaaatgggggaaaagcagcaaaaaaacatagaaaaataaattctgaaaagtgacttaaatgggtaaatatttgggaaaaaagcagcaaagaggagcaaaaatggggggaaaaagtggcatttaatgatAATAGGTagattaaatgggcaaaaaattgcaaaagggagaaaaatgcaaacagcaaaaagcaggtttaagtggtaaaaacaaaaaatggcaagaagaagtggcaaaaatgtggtaaaagcagtaaacattgattaaaagtggcaagaaaagggGAAACTGATTGACAAACTGATTTATGTGACTTGACATGGATATTTTTTAAggtcaaagttttcttttttaaggttttctgttgGAATACTATTTCAAATTAAGagatgaaagagccacaaatcatcacaaaagagccacacgttgagtatcactgctctatacTTTGATGGAATTTACCTGCTGACTGCAGAACAGCCACCATACTTCCTGCTGCCACACCTCCTCCGTTAGCGATCGCAGCAGCTGACATCATTTTAGCAGCGATTGAGCCGGCAGCTATTCCAGCTGAGGTGAAACCTGCTGCTCCCAGAGCGGCAGGAGCAAGGGCCACAGCACCCACTACacagggacaagaacagcagaGGAAACAATAGTATGCACaaataaatgacttaaaaataacttttttaatcTATAAGTATTTTGAAATACTGAAATGGTTCTTACggtttattttaatttagacAGTACTGACATCTTGCTCCTTCTCCCCCAGACAGCTCctaaaacccagtgaatggtcCCTCCCCAGTTGTAATTTATTGATGGTATTAACAcatatgtgttggatcagtagcaatgGTGCTAGCAtcttggctaacagttaccttaatttggagctgaaaaatgtgtcaagctGTTACTAGGTCATCCATTATTGTTGCagcttttttccacattttaaaatttttttggcattattttcctgtttgtgcccctttcacccatttttgccactttatttaaactgctttaatgcccctttttgccatttattgccactttacccCTTCTCAACATCTTTTTTCAACACCCCCTCCATTTTGCACtaatttgtcaatttttgctgctttttgccacgtttcaaccatttaaaaaaaaaaaacaatttgtcacttttttgccaccttaccccatttttaatcatttttccccttttctccaTCTCTGCAATTTCTTTCTGCCCTTTACTGCAACATTCAATGCAAATGTGCCtttcttgtccatttttgttacttttgttttacaggttttttttttattttttgccccttttgggccattttatgTCACGGTAACCCACTTCTGCAACATTTCCCCACCTATCTTAGCAgccttttgtaattttttagcCCATTGCCCCCATTgccttttgccactatttgcccatttttaacacttctaTTGCCACCTTaccccattttccccactttttggccatctctgcaacttctttttgccctttgatgagattttaattcatttatgcatttttttttgccttcttaaccattttttccctcttttttagctttgtttggGTCTCTTTTCACAATGATTATATTAGTTACCAAAAAAGTACGATGGACTATGAAgtctcagaaagctctcccctttatttcCTCCTCATGGTCGCCTTCTCCACTCTCCTTTGTTGGCCTTCTGTTGTGACACAGCACTGCAGTCTTATGTCCTCATATGGGCAAAAGGGCGTTTCGCTATGTTAATTAGGAGAAACGCGCACATGCTCCTAATTTAGGAGTACCTGTAATTTATCAACTTGAGAGCACAGGTGAAAACTCAGCAGTTTAAGAACGAGTCATAAATCCCACCTAGGTTTATCTTATAGACTCTTAAGAATAACTTTAGGCTGTGTTTACACACAGGGGGAACTACAGCTAGAATGTTGTGTTAAATTACTTTGATAGAAGTGAGATTACTGATCTATAAATGTACTCACGTAAAAACATAGCCTATTTAACTCTAAGCCTGATAAGGTTAAATAGTTACGTTTTTTGTGCAATGACACAACAATAAATGGAGTTACTCCCTTCATATTCTACTGACCATCGTGTATTAACAataacttagaaaaaaaaaaagtctaggCTTTAAAGACTGACCTGCTCCCGCTCCAACGGCGATAATTGTTCCTGAAAAACAGCATGTGACATGAAATTAACCCAACAGGCCTAACAAAAGACTTTGTTAGTTTTATTCAGTAGTTAAATCACATTTCCAAATGAAAACTATTCTCTTGAAAAccagtgaaataaaataaacaatgagACCTACTGGGGTTCATTTAGCAGTCCGAAGAGCCCTTACTACTTTGCTGTTGTACCACCGAGAGAGTGACGCTGAGACGCTGAGATCTCTGCTCTTCCTACAGAAACGAAACTAAAGCACAAACAGGAGATGGCGTCAGAGAGACGTTTCTTAAAGCAGAATACGGTGGCCTGGAGGGCTCAAAATACTGCAGCTACAACCAAATGGGCTTTATAATCGCAGTATGAAGGAAAGCAATACATTATCAAGGCAAGTCAATCTGCCAGAGAAAAAATATCTTGTGTCTTTGCTAATCTGTCTTCACCGGGTGTTAAGTTTTGTGTCCTCATCCACCGAttgtttatttaacatttattttagtaAGCACTATGAGAGACATAcgttcagttttattttgaaaggtatATTACTTCCTGTcgtaatgtttttgttttacgtCACTTTACGTATTCTTTCCGCTGAGTTGAGTAGCGGGAAAATGATTACTCCGT
This genomic window from Cheilinus undulatus linkage group 18, ASM1832078v1, whole genome shotgun sequence contains:
- the LOC121525928 gene encoding interferon alpha-inducible protein 27-like protein 2A, with amino-acid sequence MNPRTIIAVGAGAVGAVALAPAALGAAGFTSAGIAAGSIAAKMMSAAAIANGGGVAAGSMVAVLQSAGAAGLSTTATAVVGSVGGAVGWLGSYLFGKSKKEDKDEEDENESL